A window of the Falco rusticolus isolate bFalRus1 chromosome 1, bFalRus1.pri, whole genome shotgun sequence genome harbors these coding sequences:
- the PPM1K gene encoding LOW QUALITY PROTEIN: protein phosphatase 1K, mitochondrial (The sequence of the model RefSeq protein was modified relative to this genomic sequence to represent the inferred CDS: deleted 2 bases in 2 codons; substituted 1 base at 1 genomic stop codon): MSTATLINLVRNGGYQVRRRAVLTSRLLQDEKRPTAACYSSTSERRASRFDPDGSGRPTTWDTFGIWDNRIDEPILLPPSIKYGKPIPKVSLANVGCASHIGKRKENEDRFNYAQLTEDILYFAVYDGHGGAAAADFCDKYMEKYIKEFLAEEENLENVLNKAFLEINNAYERHAHLSADATLVNSGTTATVALLRDGIELVVASVGDSRALLCRKGKAMKLTIDHTPERKEEKERIRKCGGFIAWNSLGQPHVNGRLAMTRSIGDLDLKNSGVIAQPKQKGFRXKKLHHADDSFLVLTTDGINFMVNSQEICDFINQCHDPAEAAHVVTEQAMQFGTEDNSTVVIVPFGAWGKYRNGEINFSFSRSFASSGRWA, translated from the exons ATGTCAACAGCCACTTTAATTAATTTGGTACGAAACGGGGGGTATCAAGTAAGAAGGAGAGCTGTGCTAACGTCCCGCCTCTTGCAAGACGAGAAGCGTCCGACAGCTGCCTGCTACAGCTCCACCTCTGAGCGCCGTGCTTCCCGCTTCGATCCAGATGGGAGTGGGCGACCTACTACATGGGACACCTTTGGCATCTGGGACAATCGCATTGACGAACCTATTCTCCTCCCACCAAGCATAAAGTATGGGAAGCCGATTCCAAAAGTAAGCCTGGCCAACGTGGGCTGCGCTAGCCATATTGGGAAGCGCAAGGAAAATGAAGACCGGTTTAATTATGCTCAGCTGACAGAGGACATCCTGTACTTTGCGGTATATGATGGACAtggtggggcagcagcagcagacttcTGTGATAAGtacatggaaaaatacattaa AGAATTTCTTGCTGAGGAAGAGAacctggaaaatgttttgaacaaAGCTTTTCTAGAAATAAACAATGCGTACGAAAGGCATGCTCATCTGTCTGCTGATG CAACTCTGGTGAACTCTGGGACCACTGCAACAGTGGCTCTGCTCCGGGACGGTATCGAGCTGGTTGTGGCAAGTGTGGGAGACAGTCGG GCTCTGCTGTGTCGAAAGGGAAAGGCCATGAAACTCACCATTGACCATACtccagaaagaaaggaggagaaggaaag GATTAGGAAGTGCGGTGGCTTCATTGCCTGGAACAGTTTGGGACAACCT CATGTGAATGGTAGACTTGCAATGACGCGGAGCATAGGAGATTTGGATCTTAAAAACAGCGGTGTGATAGCCCAGCCGAAACAAAAAGGGTTCAGGTAAAAGAAG TTGCATCATGCAGACGACAGCTTCCTGGTCCTTACTACAGATGGTATTAACTTCATGGTGAACAGTCAGGAGATCTGCGACTTCATTAACCAGTGCCATGATCCTGCTGAAGCTGCCCACGTTGTTACTGAGCAG GCAATGCAGTTCGGCACTGAAGACAACAGCACAGTTGTCATAGTGCCATTTGGAGCATGGGGAAAGTACAGAAACGGTGAGATCAACTTCTCCTTCAGCCGCAGTTTTGCTTCCAGTGGGAGATGGGCGTGA